CGGGGGACTCCGGGGCAGCGTTGTTAGTGGGCATACCTGAGCAGCCAATCAGGGTCAGGGCAGTCGCGGCGGCTGCCGCAGCCAAAACGTGCTTTGAATGAAACTGGGATGACATGGGCGTTAAAAACCTCCGAGTTAAGCGCCGAATAAGCGTTTTCTTCATCTGCTTGACGACGCTATAGCGGAGGCCTCAGAAGCGGTACGGGAGTTCTCCCGGTGACTTTCACTACCCGTGCAGGTTTAACTAAATCCTGTCGGGTTCAGCGAATTAATCGTTGGACAAAGGATTGAGGGAAAGAACCGTTTAATGAACCTCCAACAGCTGAAAGATGTGGCCAAAAGCTACTTCTCAAAAACCACAGATATTGTGAAGGGTGTTCCAGATCGTACTAAAGGTTGGCGCGGTGATTTGGAGGATCAAGGAATTATTCCAAACCGTGTTGGTGTAGATCAAGAAGGTCGTATCATTCCGCCATTTTTTGTTTGGTGGGCACCCTGGATGTTTCGAGTCGTACTCATTATCGCCGGATTCATAATTGGCGGAATTTTGGAATCCATCAATAGTGGACCATATCCAGATACGGCGATGTTGATTCCATTCGCCATGGGGTTTGCGATGTGGTTCTTGCGAAATCAGACTAGTTGGATTCCCGGCCTCATTATCACGGTGCTGGCAGTCACCGCAGCATCGCTTATGTCTAAAAGCGTCCTTATTTCGCTCGAAGCATTAATCCTTTTCGCTCTCGTAGTCCTAGTGGAATACATCTACGCTCGCGCCGCATTCGACTACAACACTGCCGCGGCGTTTGAAGAGATGAAGCAGGCGCTTTCCACGTACGGCACTGCCTATGAGCTTGAAGAACGAGAGGACACCAACGTCAACGGAGAGACTCTGACAACTGTCTCCGCGCTTGATTCGGGACGCCCTGCTCGGGCAATGATTCGACTGTTGCCGGAGCATGTAGACCCCGGATGGCTTATCGCAGTAGATCCCGCCAGGCGGTTTATGACAGGCCTATCTCCAGAACAGCGTGTTCGCATCAGTGAGATTCAGGAGCAGATGTGAGTCTGAATCCCGCAGTTCGAGACAACCTAGCTGAAAACTTATTTTCACCAGGCGCAGTGCCAACGGGCGCCAAGTTAGCTCAGCTGATTGCTGACATTCCCATGGGCGGAGATGCCTCTTCCTCGGATTTTTGGGAAGCGCGTGTCCGTTTAATTCGAGACCTGTTGTTCTTCGGTAAGCAGTCCCAGCGCGCACTGGACATTATCGATGAGCTGCACACCGAAGATTTTGTCGACGCAGTGCGAAAGAAGTTCGGTGTTTCTTTTCGACTTGTTCTCAAACGAGTACAGCGTCCTCAGTACTTCTTCACTGATGTGCAGATGAAGGCAGTTAAAGAGGGGTTCTTGAAGCCGTATGCAAAGGGCAGCGGAAAAGCGATTACCGAGCACGGGCTTGAAGAGTTCTTCGATCGGATATTGGTTCCAACGTCTAACCGCATGGAGCTCCGTGAATACGTCGACGTTGAAGATAGCCAGGAAATTGAGACTGATCCGACGAACAACGCGGAGAAACGAGTCTGGGCGGCCTTTGATGAGGCCAGTAGTGCAAATACCGACATTCGGTCGATTGCAGACGTCATTGCGAGCGGTTTTCGTGAACAGTCCGAAGGCTTTATTGACGGCAAGCCAATCGATAGCGACATGCTGAAGAGTGCAACTAAATCCATCGGTGCGAACTTTCGTACCGGTTCGCCAGAGGCTGAAACCCGCACCGGTTTTATTCGAAGGTTGCAAGCAGTCGATGATCCAGCGGATTTAGTGACTCGACATACTTTCGGTCTGCTTAACGACGGAACGTCGCTGGACCCAATGAGACTTCGTAAAGAATTGCAAATTGCTGAGGGAGCCTACTGTTCTAGTTCCGATTCAACAATTGAGAATCGCGTTCTTCAAAACGTCAATCCTGACGATGTCCTGAAGGCTGATACCGGAAGGGGAAAATCGGATTTTAAGACGCCCCATGCCGGTGAAGGGGATGCGATTGCCAAGGAGTTATTACGATTTCTTTCTCCATTTGTTGTGCTCGGTTTAATAGTGCAGTTCATGCAGGAGGGTAATGGATTTATTGCTGTACCGGTGCTGGCTATTTTTGTCGGTATCTTGTGGGCGTTGGTAAAGAAGCGAGTGGCAAAACGATGGATTGCTGTTTTTGGAATCGTATATTTCATTGCCATGGGGGTTATAAATGATAATTTCTATGAATTAGGATGGGTTCTATTTTCTATATTTATCATTACATTTGTGTCGATTGCCTATCTATTCGCTAAGGGGAAGGAATATAAAAATGGGGTTCTTTAATAACAAAAAGGATGAAAACAAAAGGTCGGTTAAACATTCAGACGGTCGTGCTGATGAGTATCAGGAACGAGATCCTAAGTATCCGGAGGTTGACTTCGGTGGAGCGCATAATTTCGCCCCGCTGCCGAATTTTGATGAGTCCTTCGGCCCCCGGGGCACGGTCGACAATGGTGATACCACAGGTCAGGAGCCGGTCGAGTATTCCGGAGATCCAAAACTAGACACCGACGAAGCTGCATGGTCCAAGGTTGAGAACGTCGAATTTGACGGTGTTGAATTTGGTGGTGCCGAGTTTGGCCATGATGAAGACACCGCGGAAGGAGTTCCAGCCCAGCAGGATTTTCCTCCCGCGACAGTGGAAGAGCTCCCAGAAACGGATGCTGAAAGTACCGCAGGTGTTGCGGCCGGGAACGTCGTAAAGCAGTTGGATTTGATTCAAACACGGCTGGACACAATGAACGCAGTATTGCGCTCTCAAAGTGAAGAGTTGGAAGCGCTGACTGATCGTCGTTGGTACGCCCAGTTGATGCCGCTGGCGGAAAAGTTGGCGGCCATCCATGACGGGATTTGCGCTGACCTTTCGCGGCTCGAAGAAACTACCGAAACTGATGGCAGTGACCTGTATTCGACCCTGGATTTCCTGCAGGACTCGATCGCAGATGCGCTTCAGTCCATGGGAGTGGCAATTACAGAGGCGAAGGTGGGCGATGCCTTTGATTCTTCAATTCACCGTCGTACCAAATTCGCGGATTCGGATAACCCCGCGCTGCACCGCACGCTGGCGCCATCACGACGAATCTCGCACTACTACACCTTCACCAGTTCTACCAGTCCAATTGTGGTGGCCAAGGCGCCGGTCACGGTGTACCGGCACAGCGGCAACTAGGCCAAAACTCGAGTCTGAACAGAGCACAGCTCGAGTCCGGCCAGCACACAACTAGAGCGCTGACACGGCAAAAGAAGTCAAGAATCCAACAGATTTCAGAATAAGGAGAAAAATCATGGCTGAACGTATTTACGGCATCGATCTGGGCACATCCAATAGCGCAATTTCCTACGTGGACTCACTGGGTGTTCCTGTCATTCAAGAAAACCTCGACGGAGATCTGTCGACACCAAGTGTGGTGTGGTTTGAATCGAAGGCCAATACCGTTGTCGGAAAGCTGGCACGTGAAGAGAAGCTCTTCAGCCCCAATGACGTCATCGAGCTGGTGAAGCGGAGCATCGGCACCGATAAGAAATGGAATTTCAGCGGGAAGGCGTATACCCCGGAGGAGATTTCTTCATTGATTTTGCGCTCGTTGGTTCCAGACGAAGCAGCTGACGACGAGATTTCGGCAGTTATTACTGTGCCGGCATATTTTGGTGCGAAGGAGCGCGAGGCAACTCGCAACGCAGGGCAGATTGCTAATTTCAATGTGTTGGAGCTGGTAGCAGAACCGGTTGCTGCGGCCCTCTACTACGACTCCAAGCAGCCTCTAAAGGACAAGACCTTGCTGGTGTATGACCTCGGAGGCGGTACATTCGATGCCACGATTGTGCAGGGGATTGACAACACCTTCCGGGTTATTGCCACCGACGGTGATGCTCGACTGGGCGGTGCTGACTGGGATAAGGCGCTTGGTGAATTTATCCTGGATAAATTCATTGAGCAGACTGGTGACGAGGAGGCGGAAAACGATGAGACCTTCGTCGCTAAGTTGCATGAGCAGACGGTGAACTGTAAAGAGGCGCTGAGTAATGCGGAAAGCGCCACTGTGCGACTTGCCAGTGACTCTGGTTCCCGCGCCAAGATTGCCGTTACCCGCGAAGACTTGGAGCGTGTCACGGCGCCATTGCTCGAGCAGACGGAGATTCCTTTGACCCGTGTATTGGAGACGGCAAAGGAAAAGGAGCCGGGACTGACAATTGATGAGGTCATCCTGGTGGGTGGATCTTCGCGAATGACCGCCGTAACCAAACTGGTGGAGCGTCTGACGGGTAAGAAGCCACTGTTGGTTGAGCCTGATCTAGCCGTTGCTAAGGGTGCTGCCCTTGCTGCGATGATCAGCAAGCTCGGGGGAGTGGTTAATGCTGAGTCCAGCCCTGCTGTCCAACAGCAGTCAATTGCGCAGATCGCGGCTGAGACAGGGATTGACGCCGGGCAGCTAGCCGCGCTGTCGGAGAAGAAGGTGGCAAATGTATTGCCAAAGTCGATTGGCATTCGAGTTGTCGATCATCTGAACAACCCGTACATCGACTATCTGGTCAACCAGAATGACATGATTCCCCTGTCTGAGCCGGTGGTCCGGGAGTATTCGACCGTAGCTGATGGCCAAGAGGAAGTAGATTTGACGCTGTATCAGCAGGCCAGTGACGTTCCATCCGAAGATGTCGCTCTCAATGACATCATTAGTGGATCGGAATCTATGCTGACAGGTATCCCGCCGTTGCCCAAGGGTCAGCCAATTCAGGTTAAGTTCTTTGTAGCAGCAGACGGCATGATTACCGTGGAAGGCACTCACGTTCCATCGGGTCGCTCAATCGAATCCCACGTGCGCATTGGTGTGATGAATGAGGAAGAGATTTCGGCTGCTCGCACGACGATGATGAAGGTTTCTGTCAGCCAAGGAGATAACTGATGACCGACGATCGCACTCTAATCCCGGGCGTCGATGACATTGACAGCGGTGCAAATTCCGATACTGATGGTCGAAATCGGAAGATTCTGCTGTTCGTGCTCGCCATTCTGGTTGTCGTCATCCTGGCAATGGTGGTCTGGATCCTAAATTTCCGCTCTAACCAGCAGGATAACGCCGACGGGTTGTTTGAAACCACTGAAAGCACCGAAGTGGAAGTCTCGCCGTCCTACTATGTGGGCGATGATCAGGAACCAACC
The nucleotide sequence above comes from Corynebacterium amycolatum. Encoded proteins:
- a CDS encoding Hsp70 family protein, with the protein product MAERIYGIDLGTSNSAISYVDSLGVPVIQENLDGDLSTPSVVWFESKANTVVGKLAREEKLFSPNDVIELVKRSIGTDKKWNFSGKAYTPEEISSLILRSLVPDEAADDEISAVITVPAYFGAKEREATRNAGQIANFNVLELVAEPVAAALYYDSKQPLKDKTLLVYDLGGGTFDATIVQGIDNTFRVIATDGDARLGGADWDKALGEFILDKFIEQTGDEEAENDETFVAKLHEQTVNCKEALSNAESATVRLASDSGSRAKIAVTREDLERVTAPLLEQTEIPLTRVLETAKEKEPGLTIDEVILVGGSSRMTAVTKLVERLTGKKPLLVEPDLAVAKGAALAAMISKLGGVVNAESSPAVQQQSIAQIAAETGIDAGQLAALSEKKVANVLPKSIGIRVVDHLNNPYIDYLVNQNDMIPLSEPVVREYSTVADGQEEVDLTLYQQASDVPSEDVALNDIISGSESMLTGIPPLPKGQPIQVKFFVAADGMITVEGTHVPSGRSIESHVRIGVMNEEEISAARTTMMKVSVSQGDN